One window of Drosophila busckii strain San Diego stock center, stock number 13000-0081.31 chromosome 3L, ASM1175060v1, whole genome shotgun sequence genomic DNA carries:
- the LOC108599302 gene encoding uncharacterized protein LOC108599302 has protein sequence MKFLIVIATLLAVSQAVELEKPEQQQQLPAHIQMLITNHVNQILQQLPKPIGATTITGHVPQLARDLLPPHVQQPVVMPPVSAVVSMPQIPHIVNQAIKESHKLQAQVASSSTHAPVGKKQARLLDSDAPLMELTEHQRELVQRGKCNFECPQQALPVCASNDKCVVEFAGQCELSQWNCFNTKNVFHQVHDDECRHATRCYDQDMQ, from the exons atgaaatttttgaTTGTCATTG caaCTTTATTGGCTGTTAGCCAAGCTGTGGAGCTGGAAAAGccggaacagcagcagcagctgcccgcTCACATACAAATGCTCATAACCAATCATGTTAATCAGATCTTGCAACAGCTGCCCAAGCCCATTGGAGCGACAACAATAACTGGACACGTGCCACAGCTGGCAAGAGACTTGTTGCCGCCACATGTGCAGCAACCAGTGGTAATGCCGCCAGTGTCTGCAGTCGTGTCCATGCCACAGATTCCGCACATTGTCAATCAGGCCATCAAAGAGAGTCACAAGCTGCAGGCTCAAGTGGCCAGCAGCTCTACTCACGCTCCTGTGGGTAAAAAGCAAGCGCGTCTGCTTGACTCCGATGCGCCACTGATGGAGCTAACTGAGCATCAACGTGAGCTGGTGCAGCGTGGCAAATGCAACTTCGAGTGTCCTCAGCAGGCGCTGCCCGTTTGCGCCAGCAATGACAAATGCGTTGTGGAGTTTGCCGGACAATGTGAGCTTAGTCAATGGAACTGCTTTAATACCAAGAATG TATTCCATCAAGTGCATGATGATGAGTGTCGACATGCAACTCGCTGCTACGATCAAGATATGCAGTGA
- the LOC108598541 gene encoding G patch domain-containing protein 1 homolog, which translates to MDDEEYLHRFGTPLDPIQKDEVPAKKPLAIEDQIVKDENGKRRFHGAFTGGFSAGFWNTVGSLEGWTPQNFKSSRAEKASKVQQRPEDFMDNEDLGEFGIAPQGIRTRDEFAKDSEQEQRTGQRKRKLMQPQADGPIPGVPVLEQLLRPVRDKVAVRILKSMGWKHGQGVGPRQTRKEKKQASARNKREQYLREHYGAEELPGRSDGATDDDEDDAAEDEEDEDITFAPDDYEPIFYTPKHNRFGMSYSGLSRAPVLSKSSAVATPMQHINLFGELEKSAKQPKLSIRGQAFGVGAFEEEDEDIYARDDMTRYDFSLADKQPRAKKVAHVQQRHVIDGFSEDKASSTLAAPFAIDLPRDYVPRNWLQRRSRFAPMDAKRQQQLAAATEHKRAGLGRHDLNPEQRAQLLDEKQSKTADVQSKKNPFKSASSASTQTKTKSLLELINAAGDNFTKGGIITTTGEEQPAAVELSADLKQTNLELLAKAAAMTKDLPVNTAGAGFKPFLGNDAKQQRYEKFLAAKLKDDEEITLFLAVLQPVTLSLWDREMEKKEFIQAAKIYRPLAGLMQDRFVSEATVHAQQVEQQVQPKQRDKIVVERSKSMWKPSALLCKRYNIAEPFGGALPDAEKELKKAKPKMSIFEYLESSVNSKTDFQTPSIIPKHMEPKPKPSATATAQPEIAAPASTVEIEKPAVAATPAKPAFVPKTPLEQAVDAARDKPISEKVDLFKSIFDDTDEEEEPEPQLDTKLSDMQAALGLPSSNLANAAAVNVLRNTSPPRGIFAALFKPTDEPVAPAPAKFTPIEGNKLKITYKSREERLKNDKELELAQVPTEELYGPKMPDKLQTEPASTSAAAQAEASIDAKLQQLWEKHAPAKRKHEEWVERVLSSEDSEDDSTDSSCSEHKKVKTSKCKRSHKKSKKSKSKKDKKKSKKSDKSKHKSKKKKSKH; encoded by the exons ATGGATGATGAGGAGTATCTGCATCGCTTTGGCACGCCATTGGATCCCATACAGAAAG atgAAGTGCCCGCTAAGAAGCCACTTGCCATAGAGGATCAAATAGTCAAAGATGAAAATGGCAAGCGACGTTTCCATGGCGCATTCACTGGTGGCTTTAGCGCTGGCTTTTGGAATACAGTTGGCTCACTTGAGGGCTGGACACCGCAGAATTTTAAGAGCTCACGTGCTGAAAAGGCAAGCAAAGTGCAGCAGCGCCCCGAAGACTTTATGGACAATGAGGATTTAGGCGAGTTTGGTATTGCGCCGCAGGGCATACGCACGCGCGATGAGTTTGCCAAGGACAGCGAGCAGGAGCAGCGCACGGGACAGCGCAAGCGCAAACTAATGCAGCCGCAGGCGGATGGCCCTATACCGGGTGTGCCtgtgctggagcagctgctgcgtccaGTGCGCGACAAAGTAGCTGTGCGCATACTAAAAAGCATGGGCTGGAAGCATGGCCAAGGCGTGGGGCCAAGACAAACACGCAAGGAGAAGAAACAAGCGTCGGCGAGAAATAAACGTGAGCAGTATTTGCGTGAGCACTATGGAGCAGAAGAGCTGCCAGGCAGATCCGATGGTGCAACGGACGACGATGAAGATGATGCTGCAGAGGATGAAGAAGATGAGGACATAACATTTGCGCCAGATGATTATGAGCCTATATTCTATACACCCAAGCATAATCGCTTTGGCATGAGCTACTCCGGGCTGAGTCGTGCGCCAGTgttaagcaaaagcagcgcagttgCAACGCCCATGCAGCATATAAATCTATTCGGCGAGCTGGAAAagtcagccaagcagccaaagctgagCATACGCGGTCAGGCGTTTGGTGTGGGCGCCTTTGAGGAGGAGGATGAGGATATTTATGCGCGCGACGATATGACGCGCTATGACTTTTCGCTGGCGGACAAGCAGCCAAGGGCAAAGAAAGTGGCGCATGTGCAGCAGCGTCATGTGATCGATGGTTTTAGTGAGGacaaagcaagcagcacattGGCTGCGCCCTTTGCTATTGATCTGCCACGTGATTATGTGCCACGCAATTGGCTGCAGCGTCGCAGTCGCTTTGCGCCAATGGATGccaaacggcagcagcagctggcggcagCTACAGAGCATAAGCGAGCTGGACTAGGCAGGCATGATTTGAATCCAGAGCAGCGTGCGCAGCTGCTGGATGAAAAGCAATCGAAAACTGCAGATGTGCAGTCCAAGAAAAATCCATTCAAGTCCGCAAGCAGCGCTAGCAcgcaaactaaaactaaatccTTGCTGGAGCTTATAAATGCAGCTGGTGATAATTTTACCAAAGGCGGAATTATTACTACAACTGGGGAGGAGCAGCCTGCAGCAGTGGAGCTTAGCGCGGACTTAAAGCAAACCAATTTGGAGCTGTTggctaaagctgctgcaatgACTAAAGATTTGCCTGTCAACACAGCTGGTGCTGGCTTTAAGCCCTTTCTGGGCAATgatgcaaagcagcagcgctatgAAAAGTTTCTCGCTGCCAAGCTGAAAGATGATGAAGAGATTACACTATTTCTAGCTGTGCTGCAGCCCGTAACGCTCTCGCTATGGGATCGTGAAATGGAAAAGAAAGAATTCATACAGGCAGCCAAAATCTATCGCCCACTGGCTGGACTTATGCAGGATAGATTTGTATCAGAGGCAACAGTGCATGCGCAACAGGTTGAGCAGCAGGTGCAGCCCAAGCAGCGGGACAAGATTGTTGTGGAGCGCAGCAAGAGCATGTGGAAGCCTAGCGCTCTATTATGCAAGCGCTACAATATAGCGGAACCTTTTGGTGGCGCGCTGCCTGACGCAGAGAAAGAGCTGAAGAAAGCCAAGCCCAAGATGTCCATATTTGAATATCTGGAGAGCTCCGTAAACAGCAAAACAGACTTTCAAACGCCCAGCATTATACCCAAGCACATGGAGCCAAAGCCCAAGCCCAGCGCTACAGCCACAGCGCAGCCAGAAATTGCTGCGCCTGCTTCAACAGTGGAAATAGAAAAACCTGCAGTGGCTGCTACTCCAGCCAAGCCCGCCTTTGTGCCCAAGACGCCGCTGGAACaggctgttgatgctgctcgAGACAAACCCATTTCAGAGAAGGTAGATCTATTCAAAAGCATCTTCGATGACACTGATGAGGAAGAGGAGCCTGAACCGCAACTGGACACTAAACTAAGCGACATGCAAGCAGCTTTAGGTTTGCCCAGCAGCAATTTGGCcaatgctgcagctgttaaTGTGCTGCGGAACACTTCTCCACCACGTGGCATTTTCGCTGCGCTCTTCAAGCCAACAGATGAGCCTGTGGCACCAGCTCCCGCCAAGTTTACGCCCATTGAAGGCAACAAGCTGAAGATAACATACAAATCGCGCGAGGAGCGTCTCAAAAATGACAAGGAACTGGAACTGGCGCAAGTGCCCACAGAAGAGCTCTACGGACCCAAGATGCCGGACAAACTGCAAACGGAACCCGCTAGCActagcgctgctgctcaagctgaAGCTTCCATTGatgccaagctgcagcagctctggGAGAAACATGCGCCCGCCAAGCGCAAGCACGAGGAATGGGTGGAACGTGTGCTCAGCAGCGAAGATAGCGAAGATGACAGCACCGATTCCAGCTGCAGTGAGcacaaaaaagtgaaaaccAGCAAATGCAAGCGATCACACAAAAAGTCCAAAAAGAGCAAATCCAAAAAGGATAAGAAAAAGTCAAAGAAAAGCGACAAGTCCAAGCATAAGtctaagaaaaagaaaagcaaacactGA
- the LOC108598241 gene encoding dynactin subunit 1: MSEKNIKVGARVELTGKELFGTIAYVGMTSFAVGKWVGVVLDEPKGKNNGSIKGQQYFQCDENCGMFVRPTQLRVVTPAPETGGGSGGATPITQPTKARLSGSRNSLSSSRQSLLGSRTQLTSSLSERAGSNTSLATRKSLAPQSSKDKETAAANASKRASFVETNFVEILTPQFTPSQPMRSPSFTSSPPNTTEDKAALLEAQKTNAELQTQLVDVSEKLETLKQRRNEDKERLREFDKMKIQFEQLQEFRTKIMAAQASLQKELQRAKQETKDAIEAKERHAQEMAELSDSVEMITLDKEMAEEKADTLQLELETSKERIEELQIDLELLRAEMQNKTESTAVGGGGDGVAIVGATSYELKQLEQQNARLRDTLVRMRDLSAHEKHDIQKLTKELEMKRSEVAELERTKEKLSAKVDEMEATIADLQEQVDAALGAEEMVEQLAEKKMELEDKVKLLEEEIAQLEALEEVHEQLVESNHELELDLREELDLAHGAKKEVLRERDAAIETIYDRDQTISKFRELVQKLNDQLLELRERSSSNEQKSLQDPSLKLASETIDYKQMFAESKAYTRAIDVQLRQIELSQANEHVQLLTAFMPESFMNRGGDHDSILVVLLISRIVYKCDIVVSQTRERFPAVEQVTREAVTQGHGVQQYAFKCRLMHYIHNLQCALHQILYGLNNCQPDTLLRAGSSLPEMVAQEKIVDGIIELLKSNQLDENSTTDNIEKCVAFFNAMNSVLLAGEQLLNEIKMIRDCVASLGAACESILNDTAIAKVIIQEAGATSDSMLLIQFLNEHMESIKQQVKLIKRRLPTDQHVFKCGLSPHKMDAMRALAQNISRIMSAMHQATKQALAAIVATIESDNAAEHTLPQDKYWSLLSSACERIYEQDDRGPTQNFKALLAQANSDLQHIAQHLLDKEYEIMSAAGQAPRAPPAQHTPILQRAQLIKKQLEQKNVLAATLENREADIKQLKLAAKMKLNELSEMQIRKDLAEKKLSVLQNEYQHAVDKWKQMYDDTNQKLQQKEKEFEETMDHLQSDIDALETEKSDLRDKLKLNSSVSGKSQLSDSHSVASAHNLSTGTTAGSANVSYAAPAGTVPLVAEELQLLKCAFNNERNERLRLQAQDMRAKLQQFEPIHVPQPQDQRINALESQLTKMKHAWVLSLLQLQATDACSANASMVAMQRRHQPLPQKSEISTRASQLAADILTEYLQRKPHRANAGQFASFPTVDVKRVLQI, from the exons ATGTCGGAAAAGAACATTAAGGTGGGCGCACGCGTCGAACTGACGGGCAAGGAGCTGTTCGGCACGATCGCCTACGTTGGCATGACCAGTTTTGCCGTTGGCAAGTGGGTGGGCGTGGTGCTGGATGAGCCGAAAGGCAAGAACAATGGCTCGATCAAGGGACAGCAATACTTTCAGTGTGATGAAAACTGTGGCATGTTTGTGCGTCCGACGCAGCTGCGCGTTGTGACGCCAGCGCCCGAAACTGGTGGCGGCTCAGGCGGTGCCACGCCCATAACACAGCCCACAAAGGCACGGCTAAGCGGTTCACGCAACTCACTCTCATCCAGTCGCCAATCATTGCTCGGCTCACGCACACAGCTCACCTCATCGCTTAGCGAACGCGCCGGCTCCAATACGAGCCTGGCAACGCGCAAATCTCTTGCACCACAAAGCAGCAAGGATAAGGAAACAGCTGCAGCCAATGCATCCAAGCGTGCGTCCTTTGTGGAGACAAACTTTGTGGAAATACTGACGCCACAGTTTACGCCATCGCAGCCAATGCGTTCGCCCTCGTTTACTTCATCGCCGCCAAATACAACAGAGGAcaaggcagcgctgctggagGCGCAGAAGACAAACGCTGAGCTGCAGACGCAGCTGGTCGATGTAAGCGAGAAACTGGAGACGCTTAAGCAGCGCCGCAATGAGGACAAGGAGCGTCTGCGTGAATTCGACAAGATGAAGATTCAGTTTGAGCAACTGCAAGAGTTTCGCACAAAGATTATGGCAGCGCAGGCTTCGCTGCAAAAGGAACTGCAACGCGCCAAGCAGGAGACTAAAGATGCTATCGAGGCTAAGGAGCGACATGCACAGGAAATGGCTGAGCTCTCAGACAGCGTGGAAATGATTACACTGGATAAGGAAATGGCCGAGGAGAAGGCAGACACattgcagctggagctggagacaAGCAAAGAGCGCATCGAGGAGCTGCAAATCGATTTGGAACTGCTGCGCGCTGAgatgcaaaacaaaactgaatCCACTGCTGTTGGTGGCGGCGGCGATGGCGTTGCTATTGTAGGCGCCACTAGCTACGAACTgaagcagctggagcaacaAAATGCGCGCCTGCGGGATACACtagtgcgtatgcgtgatttGTCGGCGCATGAGAAGCACGACATACAAAAGCTAACCAAGGAGCTGGAAATGAAGCGTTCCGAGGTTGCCGAACTGGAGCGCACAAAGGAGAAACTTAGCGCTAAGGTTGATGAAATGGAGGCCACCATCGCCGACTTGCAG GAACAAGTGGATGCTGCGCTGGGCGCTGAGGAAATGGTGGAGCAGCTGGCCGAGAAGAAAATGGAGCTGGAGGATAAGGTGAAGCTGCTGGAGGAGGAAATAGCGCAGCTGGAAGCGCTGGAGGAAGTGCACGAGCAGCTGGTGGAGAGCAATcatgagctggagctggattTGCGCGAGGAGCTGGACTTGGCGCATGGCGCTAAGAAGGAAGTGCTGCGTGAGCGTGATGCAGCAATTGAAACTATATACGATAGAGATCAGACTATAAGCAAGTTTCGGGAGCTGGTGCAGAAGCTGAACGATCAGCTGTTGGAGCTGCGTGAGCGCAGCTCAAGCAATGAGCAGAAATCGCTGCAGGATCCAAGTCTGAAGCTGGCGAGTGAAACGATTGattataagcaaatgtttgccgAGTCCAAAGCTTATACGCGTGCAATTGATGTGCAGCTGCGTCAGATTGAGCTGAGCCAGGCCAATGAGCATGTGCAGCTGTTGACTGCGTTTATGCCCGAGTCGTTTATGAATCGCGGTGGTGATCATGACTCCATACTGGTGGTGCTGCTTATATCACGCATTGTGTACAAGTGCGACATTGTTGTGAGCCAAACACGCGAGCGTTTTCCAGCTGTGGAGCAGGTGACACGTGAAGCGGTTACCCAAGGACATGGCGTGCAGCAATACGCGTTCAAGTGTCGCCTTATGCATTATATACACAATTTGCAGTGTGCGCTGCATCAGATACTGTATGGACTAAACAATTGTCAGCCGGATACGCTGCTTAGAGCGGGCAGCTCATTGCCTGAAATGGTAGCGCAGGAAAAGATTGTCGATGGCATTATAGAGCTGTTGAAGTCCAATCAGCTGGATGAGAACAGCACTACAGATAATATAGAAAAGTGTGTGGCCTTTTTCAATGCCATGAACTCGGTGCTGCTGGCGGGCGAGCAGCTGCTGAACGAAATCAAAATGATACGCGATTGTGTTGCATCCCTCGGCGCCGCATGCGAGTCCATACTGAACGATACAGCTATAGCTAAGGTTATTATACAGGAAGCGGGCGCCACAAGCGACTCTATGCTGCTTATACAATTTCTGAACGAGCATATGGAAAGTATAAAGCAGCAGGTGAAGCTTATAAAGCGTCGTTTGCCCACAGATCAGCATGTGTTCAAGTGTGGCCTGTCGCCGCATAAAATGGACGCCATGCGCGCACTAGCGCAGAATATCAGTCGCATTATGTCCGCCATGCATCAAGCGACAAAGCAAGCGCTTGCGGCTATAGTTGCTACCATTGAAAGCGATAATGCTGCAGAGCATACGCTGCCGCAGGATAAATACTGGTCGCTGCTTTCGTCGGCATGTGAGCGCATCTATGAGCAGGACGATCGTGGTCCTACGCAGAACTTTAAGGCGCTGCTAGCGCAAGCGAACAGCGATTTGCAGCACATCGCGCAGCATTTGCTGGATAAGGAGTATGAAATTATGTCCGCAGCTGGTCAAGCGCCGCGTGCGCCGCCAGCTCAGCATACGCCCATACTACAGCGCGCACAGTTAATCAAAAAGCAGCTGGAGCAAAAGAATGTGCTGGCTGCTACGCTCGAAAATCGCGAGGCAGACATAAAGCAGCTGAAACTTGCAGCCAAAATGAAGCTCAATGAGCTAAGCGAAATGCAAATACGCAAAGATTTGGCTGAAAAGAAGCTGAGCGTGCTGCAGAACGAATATCAACATGCTGTGGATAAATGGAAGCAAATGTATGATGACACCaatcaaaagctgcagcaaaaggaaAAGGAGTTTGAGGAAACTATGGATCATTTGCAAAGCGACATTGATGCGCTGGAAACAGAAAAGAGCGATCTGCGCgacaagcttaagctcaacagcagcgtcagcgGCAAAAGTCAGCTAAGCGATTCGCATTCAGTTGCTTCAGCGCATAATTTATCGACGGGCACCACTGCGGGCAGCGCTAATGTTAGCTATGCCGCGCCAGCTGGCACTGTGCCGCTTGTCGccgaggagctgcagctgctcaagtgCGCTTTCAATAATGAGCGCAATGAGCGTTTACGCTTGCAAGCTCAGGATATGCGCGCCAAGCTGCAACAATTCGAGCCCATACACGTGCCGCAGCCGCAGGATCAGCGCATCAACGCGCTGGAGTCACAACTCACCAAGATGAAGCACGCCTGGGTGCTCtccttgctgcagctgcaagctaCAGATGCCTGCAGCGCCAATGCCAGCATGGTGGCCATGCAGCGTCGCCATCAGCCGCTGCCACAAAAGTCAGAGATTAGCACACGCGCCTCCCAACTCGCCGCTGATATCTTAACCGAATATCTGCAGCGTAAACCGCATCGCGCCAACGCTGGACAGTTCGCTAGCTTTCCCACCGTCGATGTCAAGCGCGTGCTGCAGATCTAA